GCTCGTTGATGGTCTTCGGATTGTTGGGGGAATAATCATCCACCAGCACAAATTCATATTCGTTTCTGCCAAGACGCTCCATTTCCTTCATGGTCATCTCAACAACCCTGCGGATTGTCCTGTCTGAATTATAACACGGAATAATGATGCTGTGCAGCATTTTTTCTCTTCCTCCTCAAAATATTCCTCATCCGCGTTACTGTTCACTCCGTTCACAGTAACCTTTTCGATTGGCGCTAAACAGATCCCTCCGATACCTGGCGCCGCCTCCGTGCCTTAAGAAGCAGCAGAATGAAAATCAGAAACGCGGCGATGGAGACGCCCACACCGATGCGCATTCCCGGCATCCGGTAGCGCAGCTCAATGGTGTGCCCGCCCGGCTCCAGCCAGATTCCCATGTACATAAGGTTCGCCTTCTCTATTTCCGTCTTCTGCCCGTCCACATAAGCGGTCCAGCCGTTCTGGTACGGGATGGAAAGCACCAGAAGCTTTTCCTCTTCCAGCGAGATATCTCCCTTCACACAATTTGTCTGTATCTCCACATTTTCCAGCACATTTTCCTTCAGCGCATCCGTGTAGTCCTTCATATTGTCCATCGGCTGACAGTAAATCTGAATGTCGTCAAACCGCAGGCTTTTTCCCTCTGTGAAGGTAATCCGGCAGGTACCGTCCGCCTCCTCGTGATAACCGAGGTTGAACAGATAGTCCTTCTGCCCCGAATAATAGGGATTTTCCACGCCGTGCAGACTGTAGGTATTGCTGTACTTTCCACATTCGTACTCAAAGGAGGCGCTGTAGCCGTCTTCATATTGAAGTCCCCGGATATACAGATAGACCTCGGAATTTTCCGTCCCACTGTAATCCAGCGTGAGCGTGGCTTCCTCTCCCTTTTTATACTGTATCGTAAGCACACCGTCCCCGACGGTCACATTTTCGCAGGTCTCTCCCGTAATCTCCGCCATCTGCCCGGTAATCTGCACGGCGCCGTCCGCAGACTTTATATCCGCCGTATCTGCAGATTCCGCCTGTGCGGACGCGCTCCTGGCGCCTTTTATGTCCGACATATCTGCAGATTCTGCCTGCGCACCCGCGTCACTGGCGCCTTTTATGTTCACCGTGTCCGCAGATTCTGCCTGCGCGCCCGCGTCACTGGCGCCTTTTATGTCCGACGTGTCCGCAGATTCTGCCTGCGTGCCCGCAGCGCTCTCCAGCGACGCCGCCTGCATCAGCACCTCCTGACGCTCCGGCACTTCGTAGGCGAGCAGCTCCTCCTCACTGATTACCGTGTCGTATGTATAACCGATGGGCAGCGCCATTTCATTTTCAAAGACCTCGTAGGTTTTGCCGTTTTTCTCTGTCTCCAGCACTTTTTTATAGCCGTAGGGCAAATCGTACTCCGTCTCCTTATCAAGCGCATAATACTTCACGCACGCCAGCGTATCCAGAAACGTCCTGCCGTCAAAACCCTTCAGGCGCACGCCGCTCCAGGTGCTCACACCCATCTGCAGATAATAGTCCTGCATGATTCTGCTCGTGGTGCTGGAATACCAGACTGTGCCGTTATAATCCAAAAACTGCGCCGCTCCCTGAATCTTGCGGTTTACCTTTTTTGTCGCCGCGCGGTAAAACGAATCGTCCTCCACGTCCTCCAGCGCCGCGAGCGGCATTTGCGTGATGCCCTCCACCACCGTCCCCGCTTTTGGAAATTCCGAGGCGTAATTCTCCATCCGCGGCGCAAAGGTCTCCAGTCCGTAACACCAGAGAGAAACGACCGTCAGCGCCACCAGAGCTCCTCCGGCAAGCCGGTCCGTCCCCGGTATCCTCCACCTGCGAAGCCGCCGGCTCTGCAGGCGCTCCTGCTGTGCTTCCATATTTCCGGAAAAAACGCCTGCTGCATTTCCGAAAAAGCCTGCCGGACCTCCTGAAGAGCCGCCTGCTGCATTTCCGGAAAAGCCCGCCGGACCTCCGGAAGAGCCGCCTGCCGCATTTTCAGAAGAATCTGCCAGTTCGTCCGCCGGACAAAAAAGCAGCACGACAACCAGCGTCAGCACCAGCACCACCCCGGACACCAGCGCAATATAGCGGTTCTTTCCATGCGAGAAAAGTACCTCCGCCGCAAACAGCACCAGAAAGGGCAGGGACGCCAGAACCACTATCCGCCGCTCTTTTTTTGTCAGCTCCCGGATATCCTTTATCACAAACGCCAGTGCCGCCGACAGCGCAAACGAATAGACGTAGCTCCAGCGGTTGTTAATATTGCTGAAGCCGCTGAACACAAACGCCACCGCCGGAATCATCAGGAACACCGTTCCCGTGAGCACGGTAGATTTCAGAAGCTTCCTGCCTTTGCGCAGAAACAGCACCACCAGCCCGACATAAATCAGCGGAATATAGCCCAGCCGCAGCCAGTTGCCCGGTCCGCGGCCCGCCGTCAGAAAATCACGGAAAAAACTCAGCGGCCACTTCCAGCCGTAAAAGAGGAAGTTTGCGCTGCTGCCGTAATCCACCGCCTCCGTGCGCCCGCTCGTCAGATAGGAAGCGAAGGAATCTATCAGCGTGCCGTTTCCGATCGCCACGCCCAGCAGATAGGAGCCGGCAATCATGCCAAGCTTCTTCCAGAATTCCCGGAAGGTGCGGTGCTCCTTATCGTGGAAAAAGCGCAGCAGAAAATACACCGCCGTGGCGAGGGTATTGATATACAGAAAATAATATCCGCACCAGAGGTGGATCCACACCACCAGCGTGCACAGATACCAGCGCTTATGACGATAAAGCTCCTCCAGCGCCAGAATGCACAGCGGCAGCATAATCAGCCCGTACAGAAAATGCGCGTGCCGCATACATGCCCACAGCCCGTAGCCGCAGTAAATATAAGAAAAACTGCCGATCAATGCCGCCGTCCATCCGTTCCGGAAATAAAACAGAAACACCGACATGGACAGTCCGGCGAAATAAAACCGCAGAAGGAGCACAACGCCGTAGGCAAGCTCCGCCTGCGACGCGTCAAACAGCAGGAACACCCAGTACAGCGGCTCAAAGTGCAGAGGGATAGTATTTCCCATGCCAAGCGTGAAATCATAGGTGGGGATGGAAAAATCCCCCTCCAGGAACCCGGCGAGCACCTCCCGCGTTTTCGTCCCGAAATACGCCGCCCGCGGCACATACTGCGACACCGCGTCGGAATACCAGACAAAGCTTCTTCCCTGCAGAATCAGCACCAGAAATACGCCCGCCGTCACCACGGCAAACAGCACGCTGTACAGCAGCCAGTATTTCAGATAATATTTCGCACCGCGCGGCGCGTGATTATCCAGCATACCCTATTCCTCCACTGCCGGCTCCGCCGGGATAAAGACGCGGTCGTGCACGGAATCCTCCGGTCTTTTCGCCCGCTCCACCGCTTCTTTACAGAAATAATCCTGCGCGCACAAAAGTACCTTGCCGCGCTTGTCAATCTTCTCATAGGTGCCGTCCGGCTGCAGGATATGCGCCTTGACGTTATCCGCAAGCTGAATCTGCAGGATGTGGTACGCTTCCTCCTTAATCTCGTCGTTCTCCAGCGGGAAGAGGATTTCCACACGCTTATCGAGGTTGCGCGGCATCCAGTCCGCACTGCCCATAAAGATTTCCGGCTGTCCGTTATTGTAAAAATAGAAAATGCGCGCATGCTCCAGGAAATTGCCCACGATCGAGCGCACGGTAATATTTTCGCTGACGCCCGGAATGCCCGTCTTCAGACAGCAGATGCCGCGGATGATCAGCTCGATCTTCACACCCGCCGCCGACGCCTCATAGAGCCGGGCGATGATTTCCTTGTCGCATAAGGAATTCATCTTTGCGATGATGTGCGCCGGTTCACCCGCCAGAGCGTGCTCCGTCTCCCGGCTTATCAGCTCCGCAAAGCGATTGCGCAGCCAGATGGGCGCAAGCGCCAGACGGTTCCAGTGTCTCGGCTCCGAATAGCCTGACAGCATATTAAACACCGCTGTCGCATCCTCCCCGATTGCCTCCGAGCACGTCAGCAGTCCGCAGTCCGTGTAAAGCTTTGCCGTGGAATCGTTGTAATTTCCGGTGCCGAGGTGCACATACCGGCGGATGCCGTCCTCCTCCCGGCGCACCACCAGCGTAATCTTGCAGTGCGTTTTCAGACCCACCAGACCATAAATGACATGGCAGCCCGCTTTCTCCAGCATCTTTGCCCAGACAATGTTGTTTTCCTCATCGAAGCGCGCCTTCAGCTCCACCAGAACGGAAACCTGCTTGCCGTTCTCCGCCGCCTGCGCAAGCGCCGCGATAATCGGCGAATTGCCGCTGACGCGGTAGAGCGTCTGCTTGATGGCGAGCACATCCGGGTCCTTCGCCGCCTGGCGCACAAAATCCACCACCGGGTCAAACGTCATATACGGATGATGCAGCAGGATATTGCCCTCGCGGATGGCGGAAAAAATATCGCTGCAGTCCATCAGCGCCGGAACCGGCTGCGGGACATACGGCTTATTCTTCAGATGGTCGAAGCCCTCCAGACCATACATCTTCATCAGGAATGTCAGGTCCAGCGGTCCGCTGATGTGGAACACATCGTCCCCCTTTATGTTAAATTCCTTTTTCAGAATCTTAAGGAGCTGCTTATCCATACCGTCCTCCACCTCCAGACGGATGACCTCGCCCCACTGACGCTTTTTCAGCTGCCTCTGGATTTCCTTCAGAAGATCCGCCGCCTCGTCCTCATCAATGGTCAAATCGGCGTTGCGCATGATGCGGTAGGGGTGTGCGCAGACAACGTCGTAGCTTAAAAACAGCTTTCCGATGTTGCGCTCGATGATCTCCTCCAGCAGAATGACAGTGCGCACCCCGCTTTTTCCTCCCGGCAGCTCGATGATGCGCGGAAGCACAGAAGGCACCTGTACCGTCGCAAACTGCGTGGAAGCCTCCTTCTGCCCCTCCTCCTTCTTAGAGATCAACGCGCCGATATTCAGAGTCTTGTTGCGGATAAGCGGGAACGGCCGCGAGGAATCCATCGCCATCGGCGTGAGGACCGGATATACATTTTCCTCAAAATAGCGGTCCACATACGCCTTCTGCTCGCGGTTTAAATCCTCGTGCTTCGTGATGACCTCCAGCCCCTGCTGCTTCAGCGCCGGCAGCAGCGAACGGTTGTAGGTGGAATACTGCAGCGCCACCACCTCCTGCACGCGCTTTAAGATCACCTCAAGCTGCTCGGAAGCCGTCATCCCAGCGATATCGCGCTTGCTGTAGCCCGCATGTACCATATCCTTCAGGGAAGCGACGCGGATCATAAAAAATTCATCGAAATTTGAGGCGGTAATACTCAGGAATTTCAGACGCTCAAAAAGAGGGATGCTTTTATCGCGCGCCTCGCTTAAAACACGCTCGTTAAAGCTGATCCAGCTATCCTCCCGGTTCCGGTAATATTCCGGTTTCGTGAAATCCATTTCCATTGCAATTCCCTCCTACATCGTCTTTTTCTGCCGGATAACCGGCCGGATATGAAATACCTCTTCAAAATAATCCGCCTTCGGCGGAAACAGTCCCTTCTCCAGCGTGATATCCTCCGTGGTCTCCACGTGAATCAGGAGCTCCTCCTCCTTCAGGGTAAAACGCACCTGGCTGAATTTCTGCTTGTGGCTGCGGTCCAGGGCGTTCGCCACGCGCAGGATCGCCGTCAGCTTCATGATAAGCAGATACTCCTTCTCACCCAGCCCCGGCTGCATCATAATATCCCCGTATGTAAAATCAAGCGTATTGTATTTTACCACATTGGCAATCACCCGGCGCTCCTTGCTGGACAGTCCGATAATTTCCGTCGCCATGATGATGCTGTAGGAGCACTCCGCCCCGTCGGATAAATTGATATACTTTCCGCAGCTGTGCAGAATCACCGCAATCTGCAGAAGCAGCCGCTGTCTGGCGTCCAGCCCGGAGAATTTTTTTATCTTATCAAAAATCGGCAGCGCCAGGCTTTCCAGATTTTTGATGTGGCTCTTATTGCACTGGTAGCGCTTCGCAATAATCCGCGCCGCGGCAATGATATCGTCGTCAAAATTATGCTCCGCCCTTATAAGCCGGTTTCTCTGCGCGTAATCATATGCAATGCCGTCGCTCAGGCTAAGCCCCGGCATCCAGATGGTCTGCGCTCCCGTCTCTTCGATCAGACGCTTATAAATGATGACAGACGGCAGAATCAGGGAAGCGCTCTCGGACGGAATCCCGTACTGGTGCGCAATCTCCTCCGGGCGCATTTCAATCACCCTCTGGTACATTTCCATGTACTGCGATGCATCCACGACCGGTCTGCCCAGAAGCTGCAGGATATAATCGCCCGCCACAATCAGATTTTTAATCTCGCGGTCCTTTAAGTACATCTTTTTAAAGCTGGCAAGCTCGTTGTTGATCAGCTCCTCCGCCATTTCCTCCATGTGCAGGGTCTGGCGCACAAAATCCGCCATTTTTTCACGGATACGCAGATATCCCATGCGGATGTTCTGCGTGGTCACCAGCTTGTCATTGTCAAAAAGACTGATCTGGATACTTCCGCCGCTCACATCCACGATTGCCGTTCCGTTCTGGATGATTCTGGGAAATTCCTTTTCCCCGAACGCGATGGACTTATAGTCCAGAAAGCGCTGCTCGGAGTTGTCGAGAATCTCCAGGTTAAGCCCCGTCACCCGCTTCACCTGCTCCAGAACCAGCATACGGTTATCCGCCTCCCGCACGGAGCTGGTCGCGCAGGCGCGGTAGGACGTCACCCTGTAGCCGTTCATGATCCGCACAAAATCGTTCAGAACGCGGCAGAGCTCCTCCAGCTTCCGGACGCTGATTTTCCCGGTATTAAAGGTGTCTTTTCCAAGCTCCAGGCGGCAGCGCACACAGTCGATCTCCTTCATTTCGTGCCGCGCCGGAAACTCAAAGATTTTCATTCCTATCTCGTAGGAACCCACATCGATGGATGCAAACATTTTCACTGCCATGTCACATTTTCTCCTTGCTTCTTTGTAATGCAGAAAATCAGCATACCTGTCCGAGCAGATAGTCGATAAACTGCTGCGCCGTTCTGCCGGAAAGCCCGCCGTGGGACAGCTCCCACTTGTTTGCCTCCTCCAGCAGCTCCTCCTCCGGCATCCGGATGCCGTTTTTCTCCGCCAGTATCCGGACAATATTCTGGAATTCCTTTTTATCCGGCGCGCAGAAGAAAATCTGGACGCCGAACCGGTTGACCAGCGAGAGCTTTTCCTGCACAGTATCGGAGGAATGCAGGTCGTCCCTGCGCTCTTCCTTGTCGCTGAATTTTTCCCTTACCAGATGGCGGCGGTTGGACGTCGCGTAGATCAGCACGTTGTCCGGCTTTTTCTCCAGACCGCCCTCGATCACCGCCTTCAGATACTTATATTCTATCTCAAAATCCTCAAAAGACAAGTCATCCATGTAAATAATAAACTTATAATTGCGATTTTTTATCTGGGCAATCACGTCGTTCAGGTCCTGGAACTGATGCTTGTAGATTTCAATGATGCGCAGCCCCCGCTCGTAATACTGGTTCAGGATGCCCTTGATGCTGGAGGACTTGCCGGTGCCCGCGTCTCCAAAGAGCAGACAGTTGTTTGCCTTTCGCCCGCTCACAAAAGCTTCCGTGTTCGCGAGCAGCTTTTTCTTCGCAATCTCATAGCCCACCAGGTCGTCCAGGCGCACATGGGCGATATTTTTGATTGGCAGGATCTCCACTCCCTCCTCTGTGTGCTCTATCCGGAACGCCTTGTGCAGACCAAGCTTGCCGACGCCGAAATCGCGGTAAAACTCTACCATATGTTCCATAAATTCATCCACATCCCGCGACTGCTCCAGCGCCACCGTCAGACTGCAGATGCGGTCCCGGATGCGCCTGTTAAAGGTTTTGCTGCAGCGCTCCGTATTGCGGTAGCGCATCAGATAGCGCATTGCGTATACGCCGGTCTTTTCCTCAATCTCATTTAAATCAAATGCGTACAGACCGCGGAAAATTTCAAAATCATGCTTCGCGATATCGTTGATGCTGCCCTCCACAGCCCCCACGATCTCACAGGCGGTGCTGAACACATTCTCATGATTTACCAGCAGGTAAGTCAGATAGGTGTGCCAGAGGTTTCCCTCAAAGCCATAGCTGCCTGCCATTTCTACCAGAGCGCTGATGCAGTCATAGTAGGACGCGCGCAGCGTATCCATTCCATACTTCTCTTTGCCGTCATAATCCAGGTTTTCTATTACCCAGACCATATCGTCAAAGATTTTGGCGTCCTTAAATCTGCGGTATAACAGCAGTTCTTCCACTCTTGTACTTCCGGTCATACATTCCCTCCATAATAATTTCCGAGGATTTTCACGTTTGCCGCTTCCTCCGTAATGCCGCGCAGCGCGTTTTTCACTGCGCTGTCGTTTAAATTGCCCTCCACGTCCACGAAAAACCGGTATTCCCAGTTCCGCTCCGGTATCGGGCGCGATTCAATCTTACTCATGTTCAGATTGTTGTAAATAAAATGCGATAAGATATTGTACAGCGCCCCGCTCCTGTGCGGCGCTTCAAAGCAGATACTGATTTTGTTGGCGTCCTTCTGGAAAATGCGCTGGTTCGAGACGATAATAAACCGCGTGGAATTGCCAGCGCTGGTGCTGATATGCTCTTTTAAGATCTCCAGCCCGAACACCTCTCCCGCAAAGGCGCTTGCAATCGCCGCCTGCGACGCGTCCTGCTCCTTTGCGACCTTCTTTGCCGCCATCGCCGTATTGTCCACCGCCTCCTGCTGCCAGTCGCGGTGTCCGTTTAAAAATTCCTCGCACTGCATCAGCCCCTGCTCATGCGAATACACGGTCCGGATACCGGAAAGCTTCGCCCCCGGCAGTCCCAGAAGCACATGCTCGACGCGGATGATCTGCTCCCCGACAATATAGTCGTCGTATTTCATCAGAAGGTCGTAGATTTCGCTGACGAAACCCGCCGTGGAATTTTCTATCGGCAGCACGGCGAAATCCGCCATGCCCTCCGCGATTGCCTCCAGCGCATCGCGCCACTTTGCCACCGCAAAGGAGCTGACCTTATCCCCGAAATATGCCTTCATCGCCGCCTGGGCGTAGGCGCCCTCCACGCCCTGGAAAACGACGCGGACATTCTCCCGTTCAATCTCTTCCACCTGCGTGAACGACAGCCTGCCGATCACGCCCTCGCGCGTGAGAAGCTGGTACTGTCTTTTTCTGCTGATGGACATAATCTGCCGGAACAGCTCCTCAACCGCATGTCCGTTAAAGGAGCTGTGCGTCATCGCCGTAAGAGTAGCGATCTTGGCGTCCTCCCGCTCCTTGTCAAAGACCTTTTTTCCGGTCTGTATCTTATACTCCGCCACCTCCTCGCAGACCGCCATCCTCTTTTCATAGAGTGTGACGATCTGCTGGTCAATCGCGTCTATTTCCTCCCGCAAAGCTGATAAATCTGTCATCTGACCACCTCCGTCTTCAGTTCCTCTATCGTCTTTTTCAGCAGCGGATGCCGCACATGCGGCGCGATCTGCGCCAGCGGGACCAGCACAAACTCCCGCAGGTGCAGCTCTTTATGCGGAACCGTCAGCTCCTCCGTGTCGATTACCTGGTCATCATAGAGGAGAATGTCCAGATCGAGCGTGCGCGGTCCCCAGCGGACGATGCGCTCCCGCCCTGCCGCCGCCTCGATCTCATGGAGACGCGCAAGCAGCTCCTGCGGCGTAAGCAGCGTCTGCAGCGCAAGTGCGCCGTTCAGAAAATCGTCCTGCTCCACACCGCCGTAGGGCGCTGTGACAATATAATCCGCCACCGCCGTTACCCGGCAGCCCTTTGTATCCCGCAGCGCCTGCACCGCACCGTCCAGATAAGCTTTCTTATCTCCCATATTGGAGCCGAGCGCGATATACGCCGTATGCCAGCCGCGCATGATCTCCACACTCACCGTCTCCAGCGGCAGATGGATGGGCGCCCACGGCTTCTTTATCTCCAGCCGCACCGCCTGCAGGCGGGGAAATGCAAGAAGCAGCGCCTCCGCAAGCTGCTCCGCCGCCGCCTCAATCAGCCTGAAGGTATGCTCCTGCATAAATTTAGTCATATATTGACTAAAACTGCCATAATCAATGGAATATTCCAGTTCATCCGTCCTGCCCGCCAGGCGCGTGTCAGTGAAAAGCTCCGCGGAAAGCACAAATTTCTGTCCGAGCGCGTTCTCCTCCGGGAAAACCCCGTGCCGGGCAAACACCTCCAGATTTTTTATGGTAATCTTATCCATGAAGAATAGCCTCCGTCATTTTTATTGCCCTGGCGTTTTCTTTTACATCATGGACGCGCACAAACATCGCCTGCTTCATCACGCCGAACACGGTCGTCACCAGCGTGCCCTCCACGCGCTCCGCCGCCGGAAGGTCCAGCGTCAGCCCGATCACCGACTTGCGCGAGGTGCCGAGCAGCACCGGATAGCCGAGCGCCTGCAGCTCCTCCAGATGGTTGATTGCCGTCAGGTTATGCTCATAGGTTTTGCCAAAGCCGACGCCGGGATCCAGTATGATCTTATCGTCCGCGATGCCCGCCGCCTTCGCAAGGGCAACCGTCTCCCGCAGGTCCGCTAAAAGCTCTGCCCGGAAATCTGTATAATCCGCCGCCTGCCGGTTATGCATCAGACAGCAGGGTACGCCCGCCTCTGCGATGACACCCGCCAGTGCCGGATCATATTTCAGCCCCCAGATATCGTTTACCAGGTCCGCTCCCGCCGCCAGCGCCGCCTTCGCCACCGCGCTTTTGTAGGTATCGACCGAAACGGGGATGTCAAATTTTTCCTTTACCAGCTCTATCATGGGTACCACCCTGGCGATTTCCTCCTCGTCAGAGAGCATCGTGTAGCCCGGTCTGGTGGATTCCCCGCCGATGTCGATAATATCCGCGCCGTCCGCGATCATCTGCTCCGTGTGCGCCAGCGCCGCCTCCGGATTATTCCAGCGCCCGCCGTCCGAGAAGGAATCCGGCGTCACATTCAGAATCCCCATAATATAAGTATGTCCCGTCTCCTGGAATTTGCGGTTTCCGATTTTCATAGCACAATCCTCCGATTTTTCTTTTCTTCCTTCCAGTCGCACTGCGGCTCTGCCGGGCAGGCAAAGCAGCTTCTGGAAAGCTTATCCGCCCGGTAAATCAGCCCGGCAAGATTCTTTTCCCCGCGCACGGACGCATCCCGGTGCCGCCTTATCGCCTCCAGGATCTCCTCCGTCTCCGTCTCCGAAAAGCCGCTCTCCCGCAGAATTTCCGGCGCCAGATGCGCGCTCGCCTGCTCGTGCGGGATTTTTTCCCGGTACTGCAGATGCCTGCCGATATCGTGCAGAAGCGCCGCCGCATAAATCAGCTCTTTTGGCACTCCCACCGCCTCCTCCAGATTCAGAAGCTGCGCGATCCGCGCCACATCCAGAAAATGCCCCATATTGTGACGGCAGAAAATCCGCGTTTCCTCGCACACCGCAATTTCCCGCAGATACGACTGGTACGTCTCATTTTTCAGTATCGCATTTACACGCTCCATCGCTATCGCCCCAGCATCCGGTAGAACTGGTTCTG
This is a stretch of genomic DNA from Marvinbryantia formatexigens DSM 14469. It encodes these proteins:
- a CDS encoding RNA degradosome polyphosphate kinase — encoded protein: MEMDFTKPEYYRNREDSWISFNERVLSEARDKSIPLFERLKFLSITASNFDEFFMIRVASLKDMVHAGYSKRDIAGMTASEQLEVILKRVQEVVALQYSTYNRSLLPALKQQGLEVITKHEDLNREQKAYVDRYFEENVYPVLTPMAMDSSRPFPLIRNKTLNIGALISKKEEGQKEASTQFATVQVPSVLPRIIELPGGKSGVRTVILLEEIIERNIGKLFLSYDVVCAHPYRIMRNADLTIDEDEAADLLKEIQRQLKKRQWGEVIRLEVEDGMDKQLLKILKKEFNIKGDDVFHISGPLDLTFLMKMYGLEGFDHLKNKPYVPQPVPALMDCSDIFSAIREGNILLHHPYMTFDPVVDFVRQAAKDPDVLAIKQTLYRVSGNSPIIAALAQAAENGKQVSVLVELKARFDEENNIVWAKMLEKAGCHVIYGLVGLKTHCKITLVVRREEDGIRRYVHLGTGNYNDSTAKLYTDCGLLTCSEAIGEDATAVFNMLSGYSEPRHWNRLALAPIWLRNRFAELISRETEHALAGEPAHIIAKMNSLCDKEIIARLYEASAAGVKIELIIRGICCLKTGIPGVSENITVRSIVGNFLEHARIFYFYNNGQPEIFMGSADWMPRNLDKRVEILFPLENDEIKEEAYHILQIQLADNVKAHILQPDGTYEKIDKRGKVLLCAQDYFCKEAVERAKRPEDSVHDRVFIPAEPAVEE
- a CDS encoding HD domain-containing protein, with protein sequence MERVNAILKNETYQSYLREIAVCEETRIFCRHNMGHFLDVARIAQLLNLEEAVGVPKELIYAAALLHDIGRHLQYREKIPHEQASAHLAPEILRESGFSETETEEILEAIRRHRDASVRGEKNLAGLIYRADKLSRSCFACPAEPQCDWKEEKKNRRIVL
- the folP gene encoding dihydropteroate synthase, with amino-acid sequence MKIGNRKFQETGHTYIMGILNVTPDSFSDGGRWNNPEAALAHTEQMIADGADIIDIGGESTRPGYTMLSDEEEIARVVPMIELVKEKFDIPVSVDTYKSAVAKAALAAGADLVNDIWGLKYDPALAGVIAEAGVPCCLMHNRQAADYTDFRAELLADLRETVALAKAAGIADDKIILDPGVGFGKTYEHNLTAINHLEELQALGYPVLLGTSRKSVIGLTLDLPAAERVEGTLVTTVFGVMKQAMFVRVHDVKENARAIKMTEAILHG
- a CDS encoding ATP-binding protein, with the protein product MTGSTRVEELLLYRRFKDAKIFDDMVWVIENLDYDGKEKYGMDTLRASYYDCISALVEMAGSYGFEGNLWHTYLTYLLVNHENVFSTACEIVGAVEGSINDIAKHDFEIFRGLYAFDLNEIEEKTGVYAMRYLMRYRNTERCSKTFNRRIRDRICSLTVALEQSRDVDEFMEHMVEFYRDFGVGKLGLHKAFRIEHTEEGVEILPIKNIAHVRLDDLVGYEIAKKKLLANTEAFVSGRKANNCLLFGDAGTGKSSSIKGILNQYYERGLRIIEIYKHQFQDLNDVIAQIKNRNYKFIIYMDDLSFEDFEIEYKYLKAVIEGGLEKKPDNVLIYATSNRRHLVREKFSDKEERRDDLHSSDTVQEKLSLVNRFGVQIFFCAPDKKEFQNIVRILAEKNGIRMPEEELLEEANKWELSHGGLSGRTAQQFIDYLLGQVC
- the pheA gene encoding prephenate dehydratase — protein: MTDLSALREEIDAIDQQIVTLYEKRMAVCEEVAEYKIQTGKKVFDKEREDAKIATLTAMTHSSFNGHAVEELFRQIMSISRKRQYQLLTREGVIGRLSFTQVEEIERENVRVVFQGVEGAYAQAAMKAYFGDKVSSFAVAKWRDALEAIAEGMADFAVLPIENSTAGFVSEIYDLLMKYDDYIVGEQIIRVEHVLLGLPGAKLSGIRTVYSHEQGLMQCEEFLNGHRDWQQEAVDNTAMAAKKVAKEQDASQAAIASAFAGEVFGLEILKEHISTSAGNSTRFIIVSNQRIFQKDANKISICFEAPHRSGALYNILSHFIYNNLNMSKIESRPIPERNWEYRFFVDVEGNLNDSAVKNALRGITEEAANVKILGNYYGGNV
- a CDS encoding YfhO family protein, translated to MLDNHAPRGAKYYLKYWLLYSVLFAVVTAGVFLVLILQGRSFVWYSDAVSQYVPRAAYFGTKTREVLAGFLEGDFSIPTYDFTLGMGNTIPLHFEPLYWVFLLFDASQAELAYGVVLLLRFYFAGLSMSVFLFYFRNGWTAALIGSFSYIYCGYGLWACMRHAHFLYGLIMLPLCILALEELYRHKRWYLCTLVVWIHLWCGYYFLYINTLATAVYFLLRFFHDKEHRTFREFWKKLGMIAGSYLLGVAIGNGTLIDSFASYLTSGRTEAVDYGSSANFLFYGWKWPLSFFRDFLTAGRGPGNWLRLGYIPLIYVGLVVLFLRKGRKLLKSTVLTGTVFLMIPAVAFVFSGFSNINNRWSYVYSFALSAALAFVIKDIRELTKKERRIVVLASLPFLVLFAAEVLFSHGKNRYIALVSGVVLVLTLVVVLLFCPADELADSSENAAGGSSGGPAGFSGNAAGGSSGGPAGFFGNAAGVFSGNMEAQQERLQSRRLRRWRIPGTDRLAGGALVALTVVSLWCYGLETFAPRMENYASEFPKAGTVVEGITQMPLAALEDVEDDSFYRAATKKVNRKIQGAAQFLDYNGTVWYSSTTSRIMQDYYLQMGVSTWSGVRLKGFDGRTFLDTLACVKYYALDKETEYDLPYGYKKVLETEKNGKTYEVFENEMALPIGYTYDTVISEEELLAYEVPERQEVLMQAASLESAAGTQAESADTSDIKGASDAGAQAESADTVNIKGASDAGAQAESADMSDIKGARSASAQAESADTADIKSADGAVQITGQMAEITGETCENVTVGDGVLTIQYKKGEEATLTLDYSGTENSEVYLYIRGLQYEDGYSASFEYECGKYSNTYSLHGVENPYYSGQKDYLFNLGYHEEADGTCRITFTEGKSLRFDDIQIYCQPMDNMKDYTDALKENVLENVEIQTNCVKGDISLEEEKLLVLSIPYQNGWTAYVDGQKTEIEKANLMYMGIWLEPGGHTIELRYRMPGMRIGVGVSIAAFLIFILLLLKARRRRQVSEGSV
- a CDS encoding exopolyphosphatase, which translates into the protein MAVKMFASIDVGSYEIGMKIFEFPARHEMKEIDCVRCRLELGKDTFNTGKISVRKLEELCRVLNDFVRIMNGYRVTSYRACATSSVREADNRMLVLEQVKRVTGLNLEILDNSEQRFLDYKSIAFGEKEFPRIIQNGTAIVDVSGGSIQISLFDNDKLVTTQNIRMGYLRIREKMADFVRQTLHMEEMAEELINNELASFKKMYLKDREIKNLIVAGDYILQLLGRPVVDASQYMEMYQRVIEMRPEEIAHQYGIPSESASLILPSVIIYKRLIEETGAQTIWMPGLSLSDGIAYDYAQRNRLIRAEHNFDDDIIAAARIIAKRYQCNKSHIKNLESLALPIFDKIKKFSGLDARQRLLLQIAVILHSCGKYINLSDGAECSYSIIMATEIIGLSSKERRVIANVVKYNTLDFTYGDIMMQPGLGEKEYLLIMKLTAILRVANALDRSHKQKFSQVRFTLKEEELLIHVETTEDITLEKGLFPPKADYFEEVFHIRPVIRQKKTM
- the folK gene encoding 2-amino-4-hydroxy-6-hydroxymethyldihydropteridine diphosphokinase encodes the protein MDKITIKNLEVFARHGVFPEENALGQKFVLSAELFTDTRLAGRTDELEYSIDYGSFSQYMTKFMQEHTFRLIEAAAEQLAEALLLAFPRLQAVRLEIKKPWAPIHLPLETVSVEIMRGWHTAYIALGSNMGDKKAYLDGAVQALRDTKGCRVTAVADYIVTAPYGGVEQDDFLNGALALQTLLTPQELLARLHEIEAAAGRERIVRWGPRTLDLDILLYDDQVIDTEELTVPHKELHLREFVLVPLAQIAPHVRHPLLKKTIEELKTEVVR